In Oscillatoria acuminata PCC 6304, a single window of DNA contains:
- a CDS encoding response regulator, protein MKRILVVDDSATMRKMVIASLRDLTNVTFQEAGNGLEAIEQLAVAPFDLMILDLNMPDMHGLEVLRFVLGHPSYNRTPIVILTTKGDEGSRSEAIQAGASCYLTKPFEPGSLSSQVHDLLTH, encoded by the coding sequence ATGAAGCGGATTTTAGTTGTAGATGATTCAGCCACGATGAGAAAAATGGTAATCGCATCCCTGCGCGACTTAACCAACGTGACTTTTCAGGAAGCAGGGAATGGACTAGAAGCGATAGAACAACTAGCAGTTGCTCCCTTCGATTTAATGATTTTAGATTTGAATATGCCCGATATGCATGGGTTGGAAGTCCTGAGATTCGTCTTGGGACATCCCAGCTACAATAGAACCCCTATTGTAATTTTAACCACTAAAGGGGATGAAGGTAGTCGGAGTGAAGCCATCCAAGCTGGAGCATCCTGTTATTTAACCAAACCCTTTGAACCCGGCTCTCTTTCAAGTCAAGTTCACGATTTACTAACTCATTAA